In Sorghum bicolor cultivar BTx623 chromosome 10, Sorghum_bicolor_NCBIv3, whole genome shotgun sequence, one genomic interval encodes:
- the LOC110431122 gene encoding uncharacterized protein LOC110431122, with protein sequence MAAEKTLHEFSVPAVTNVATGPAVDTAGKNFELRTGLITMVQIAAALPTEYKNNSENVKAVTTRGGKTTRDPPNPNADAGKDKEQQEITKKTQKDVRPEEEEMAPKDPLGYTDTTYLPFPTRNRKQVVDEQFTHFVEMIEKIHVSIPLMDVLHVPYYAKYIQDIINNKRPLPSTETIKLTEECSAAILNRLPEKRKDPGCPTITCSIGTQRFDHALCDLGASVSVMPKVVFDQLNFTQLKPTTMTLQLADSSVRHPTGIAEDVPVQITGLFVPVDFVVLDIELTKESPLILRRPFLSTAGAQIDVKEGKISLHINGKEEKFEFKPRHQEQYSMIRVRYGPNK encoded by the exons ATGGCCGCCGAGAAGACACTCCACGAGTTCTCCGTGCCCGCTGTCACCAACGTGGCCACTGGCCCCGCTGTTGACACGGCCGGCAAGAACTTCGAGCTACGCACCGGCCTGATCACCATGGTGCAG ATAGCTGCTGCCCTTCCTActgaatataaaaataattctgAAAATGTAAAAGCGGTGACCACGAGGGGTggtaagaccactcgtgatccaCCGAACCCTAATGCTGATGCAGGGAAGGACAAAGAGCAACAAGAGATAACAaagaaaacccaaaaagatgTCAGACCAGAAGAAGAGGAAATGGCACCAAAAGACCCATTGGGGTACACAGACACCACGTACCTGCCATTTCCCACAAGAAATAGAAAACAAGTTGTGGATGAACAATTCACTCACTTCGTTGAGATGATCGAGAAGATACATGTAAGCATTCCTTTGATGGACGTTCTACATGTACCTTATTATGCCAAGTACATCCAGGATATCATCAACAACAAGCGCCCACTGCCATCCACTGAAACAATTAAGCTGACGGAAGAGTGTAGCGCTGCTATACTCAACCGTCTCCCGGAGAAGAGGAAGGACCCGGGGTGCCCTACAATCACATGCTCAATCGGAACTCAGCGCTTTGATCATGCGCTGTGTGATTTAGGTGCAAGCGTAAGTGTGATGCCTAAAGTTGTCTTTgaccagctcaacttcactcaaCTCAAGCCAACCACGATGACTCTCCAACTGGCCGACTCATCGGTCAGGCATCCAACGGGAATAGCCGAAGATGTACCAGTACAAATCACAGGACTGTTTGTTCCCGTGGACTTTGTGGTGCTTGATATTGAGTTAACCAAGGAATCACCATTGATCCTTAGGAGACCCTTCTTGAGCACCGCAGGAGCACAGATtgatgtgaaggaaggaaagatcAGTTTACACATCAATGGGAAGGAGGAGAAGTTTGAGTTCAAACCAAGGCATCAAGAGCAATACTCAATGATCCGGGTTAGATATGGACCAAATAAATAG